Proteins from a single region of Bdellovibrio bacteriovorus HD100:
- a CDS encoding helix-turn-helix domain-containing protein, whose product MNEFKSQKIKAVLKVLLKKKGLTYESLAEQMECSVPTIKRILGPEELTLNRLLHLCEILDTNLAEIETLTAEEETGSPSFTEEQDAFLAKNKNYFAYLMKLFDGMTPKQIADEYQLTARSTDKYLIGLEKHDLIRVTGKQKVKPAFKTVPNLGNGALARAHSESFIKSIAYFFIDLVREGLYSQKKKEERNQATFSTQVVKVSKASYLAWIEEQQKSMRSFEKLATYEEKTKAPEELMSAVIVSAHTILKHDYEGLKKISSTFGEITNF is encoded by the coding sequence GTGAACGAGTTTAAGTCCCAGAAAATAAAAGCAGTTCTTAAAGTTCTTCTAAAAAAGAAAGGTCTGACTTATGAAAGCCTGGCCGAACAGATGGAATGCTCCGTTCCCACAATCAAAAGAATTCTGGGGCCCGAAGAACTTACGCTGAATCGGCTTCTGCACCTGTGTGAGATTTTAGATACCAATCTTGCAGAGATCGAAACTTTGACTGCAGAAGAAGAAACCGGAAGTCCTTCGTTCACCGAAGAGCAGGATGCCTTCCTGGCCAAGAACAAAAATTACTTTGCATACCTGATGAAGCTTTTTGACGGAATGACCCCCAAACAGATTGCTGACGAGTATCAACTAACGGCCCGATCCACCGACAAATATCTTATTGGCCTGGAAAAACATGATCTGATTCGTGTGACCGGCAAACAAAAGGTTAAACCGGCCTTTAAAACGGTTCCCAATCTGGGAAACGGCGCCCTGGCCCGGGCCCATTCGGAATCCTTTATTAAAAGCATCGCGTATTTCTTTATTGATCTGGTACGTGAAGGTCTTTATTCGCAGAAGAAAAAGGAAGAGCGCAACCAGGCGACCTTCTCCACTCAGGTGGTCAAAGTCTCTAAAGCCAGCTATCTGGCATGGATTGAAGAGCAGCAAAAGTCCATGCGCAGTTTTGAAAAGCTTGCGACCTATGAGGAAAAAACCAAAGCCCCCGAAGAGCTGATGTCTGCAGTGATTGTTTCAGCCCACACGATTTTGAAACATGATTATGAGGGCTTGAAAAAAATCAGCTCCACCTTTGGTGAGATCACCAACTTCTAA